A DNA window from Haliovirga abyssi contains the following coding sequences:
- a CDS encoding oligosaccharide flippase family protein, whose protein sequence is MPTLKRKIYWNLILSYGGLLISSFLGYLANILLARKISLKEFGDFSTIWGFLILFSIFLDLGWSSVAQRYIPKFNIRKKNGNIKEIIIVSSVSLLFNGLISLIILFFLSGLISDLLKIKNSNLFFIFFAGIIVMVLENLYKTFVKSFQDIKNVNFGEIIRGIIYLSGIFFYLNNNSNLTKLSKILFVSYFIEIIFFIKILFPKIRGEKLKLSSKRIKIYFIYGFLTIGIGFNNYILNNIDILMLSVIKDNISVANYKVAVNIFKIFVTLFSGIFVFFTPLIGELYAKRDFEILKELIEKIYLFLLAGMVPIFSTLIIYPMVYINIIYGTKYYRAYGGLSLLSFGLIFLILSYINNGILYAIGKPKEILKITIVGTIINVILNLTLIPFTGLYGAAFATSISNFFMWIYTFFVSRKELKFNVNGWKLLNFLIAGLIFIIIMVGFRMLLDWSIWIKGPISFAVALIVYSIYIFITKTITREDIKKLVKI, encoded by the coding sequence ATGCCAACATTAAAAAGAAAAATTTACTGGAATTTAATATTAAGTTATGGTGGATTATTAATTAGTAGTTTTTTAGGATATTTGGCAAATATTTTACTTGCTAGGAAAATTTCTTTGAAAGAATTTGGAGATTTTTCTACTATATGGGGATTTCTAATTTTATTTTCTATTTTTCTTGATTTAGGTTGGAGTTCTGTAGCTCAAAGATATATTCCAAAATTTAATATTAGAAAAAAAAATGGAAATATTAAAGAAATTATAATAGTTTCTTCAGTATCACTCTTATTTAATGGATTAATTTCCCTAATTATTCTATTTTTTTTATCAGGATTAATTAGTGATTTATTAAAGATAAAAAACAGTAATCTATTTTTTATCTTTTTTGCTGGAATTATAGTAATGGTTTTAGAAAATTTATATAAAACTTTTGTAAAATCTTTTCAAGATATAAAAAATGTAAATTTTGGAGAAATAATAAGAGGTATTATATATCTTTCAGGTATATTTTTTTATCTTAATAATAATTCAAATTTGACAAAATTATCTAAAATATTGTTTGTAAGTTATTTTATAGAAATAATTTTTTTTATAAAAATATTATTTCCTAAAATTAGAGGAGAAAAATTAAAATTATCTTCTAAGAGAATCAAAATATATTTTATATATGGTTTTTTAACTATAGGAATAGGATTTAACAATTATATTTTAAATAATATAGATATACTTATGTTATCTGTAATAAAAGACAACATTTCAGTTGCAAACTATAAAGTAGCAGTAAATATTTTTAAAATATTTGTAACTCTTTTTTCTGGAATATTTGTTTTTTTTACTCCTCTTATAGGAGAGTTGTATGCTAAAAGAGATTTTGAAATATTAAAAGAATTAATTGAAAAAATATATCTATTTTTATTAGCAGGAATGGTTCCTATTTTTTCAACGCTTATAATATATCCAATGGTATATATTAATATTATATATGGTACAAAATATTATAGAGCGTATGGAGGATTATCTTTATTAAGTTTTGGATTAATATTTTTGATATTAAGCTATATTAATAATGGAATATTATATGCAATAGGAAAACCAAAAGAAATTTTAAAAATTACAATTGTAGGAACAATAATTAATGTAATATTAAATTTAACATTAATTCCATTTACAGGTTTGTATGGAGCAGCTTTTGCTACATCAATTTCAAACTTTTTTATGTGGATTTATACTTTTTTCGTTTCTAGGAAAGAGTTAAAGTTTAATGTGAACGGATGGAAACTATTAAATTTTCTCATAGCAGGATTAATTTTTATTATAATAATGGTTGGATTTAGAATGTTGTTAGATTGGAGTATTTGGATAAAAGGACCAATATCTTTTGCAGTAGCATTAATTGTATATAGTATATATATTTTTATAACGAAAACAATAACAAGAGAGGATATAAAAAAATTAGTAAAGATATAA